A stretch of the Polluticoccus soli genome encodes the following:
- a CDS encoding glycosyltransferase family 4 protein, which translates to MLKFADVSYFQHKAFDNLSAVLKTIDLSLVYLNSLKQHADIQVIQHGIPKEEINRHGVKFTGFPGGSSFFHIPVKAHKQLKQFNPDVVLVQGLIFPVQTWLLRRALGPQVVILVQHHGESPFVSNLKWFFQRLADKAIDGYLFTAKGNAEQWVRAGVISNISKVYEVLECSTQLRPRDKEESKKKLDMSGQFNFLSVGRLNAGKDPLTVLEGFEQFLSQQPGAKLYMIYQTEELLGQIKERLAASKTLKDAVRLIGKVPHSELATWYSAADFFISGSHHEGSGYALIEAMACGCIPVVTRIPSFGAITGYGKYAFNFEAGNAAGLAKTLSSLQTVNKQELSQKLMQHFNSELSFNKIADDILKIATELRRTKG; encoded by the coding sequence ATGCTAAAATTCGCCGACGTCAGCTATTTCCAGCACAAAGCATTCGACAACCTGTCGGCGGTATTGAAGACCATCGACCTTTCGCTCGTGTATCTCAATAGCCTGAAGCAACATGCAGATATACAGGTAATACAACACGGAATTCCTAAAGAAGAGATCAACAGGCATGGCGTAAAGTTTACCGGCTTCCCCGGCGGTAGCAGTTTCTTTCACATTCCTGTAAAGGCCCACAAACAGTTAAAGCAATTTAATCCTGATGTTGTTTTAGTACAGGGATTGATATTTCCAGTGCAAACATGGTTACTGCGACGAGCACTTGGTCCGCAGGTTGTTATACTCGTTCAGCACCATGGTGAGTCTCCTTTCGTCAGCAACCTGAAATGGTTTTTTCAAAGGCTGGCTGATAAAGCAATAGATGGATACCTGTTCACAGCGAAAGGCAATGCGGAACAATGGGTGCGTGCCGGCGTTATTTCAAACATCAGCAAGGTGTACGAAGTATTGGAGTGTTCGACGCAACTAAGGCCTCGGGACAAAGAAGAAAGTAAGAAGAAGCTCGACATGAGTGGCCAGTTCAATTTTTTATCAGTTGGCAGGTTGAATGCCGGCAAAGACCCGTTGACTGTGCTGGAAGGCTTTGAGCAATTCCTGTCGCAGCAACCGGGGGCGAAGCTGTATATGATCTACCAAACCGAAGAATTGCTTGGACAGATCAAAGAAAGGCTTGCTGCCAGTAAAACACTGAAGGACGCAGTTCGCTTGATCGGCAAAGTGCCTCATTCAGAATTGGCTACCTGGTATTCGGCCGCTGACTTCTTCATTTCCGGCAGCCACCACGAAGGCTCCGGGTATGCTTTGATTGAAGCAATGGCTTGTGGCTGCATCCCCGTTGTTACCAGGATACCGTCGTTTGGTGCCATAACAGGTTACGGAAAGTATGCCTTTAACTTTGAAGCCGGCAATGCAGCCGGGCTGGCTAAGACTCTTTCGTCATTGCAAACCGTGAACAAGCAGGAACTGTCGCAGAAACTAATGCAGCATTTCAACTCTGAACTATCGTTCAACAAAATAGCCGATGACATACTTAAGATCGCTACAGAATTGCGAAGGACTAAGGGATAG
- a CDS encoding TrmH family RNA methyltransferase yields the protein MTPERENRITSVINNRQPDLTVVLENIEDRHNISAIMRTCDAVGVQELYVLNTIIGPHTEFGPRSSASAADWITVHQFDNVEACVEALRKKYKKIFATHLGEQAHSLYELDLAEPVALVFGNERKGVSAECLKHCDGNFIIPQVGMIRSLNVSVACAVSLYEAYRQRQVKGLYDGTCRLPEGQQQALTKSWGYWKKRIKEGKV from the coding sequence ATGACACCAGAACGCGAGAACAGGATCACCAGCGTGATCAACAACAGGCAGCCCGACCTGACAGTTGTTTTAGAGAACATAGAGGACCGTCATAACATATCGGCCATCATGCGCACCTGCGATGCGGTAGGTGTACAGGAATTGTACGTGCTGAATACCATCATCGGCCCTCATACAGAATTTGGCCCGCGAAGCTCGGCCAGCGCTGCAGACTGGATAACCGTACACCAGTTTGATAATGTGGAAGCCTGCGTTGAAGCGCTGCGCAAGAAATACAAAAAGATATTCGCCACCCATCTGGGTGAGCAAGCGCATAGCTTATATGAACTGGACCTGGCAGAACCGGTTGCGCTGGTGTTTGGCAACGAACGCAAGGGCGTTTCAGCAGAATGCCTGAAGCACTGCGATGGAAACTTCATCATCCCGCAGGTGGGTATGATCAGATCGCTGAACGTGTCTGTGGCCTGCGCCGTTAGCCTGTACGAGGCCTACCGCCAGCGCCAGGTAAAAGGTTTATACGACGGCACCTGCAGACTGCCGGAGGGGCAGCAACAGGCACTGACAAAAAGCTGGGGGTACTGGAAGAAGAGGATAAAAGAAGGAAAAGTTTAG